The following proteins are encoded in a genomic region of Reichenbachiella sp.:
- a CDS encoding DUF5606 domain-containing protein, whose translation MDFNEIATVSGKGGLFSVVAPTRGGMILESMDEQKKKLVVNVNSKVSVLGEISIYTTDKEGSCPLEQVMKKIHQEFKGDTGLESNADNDELKAFLKHILPEYDEDRVYASDIKKLVKWYHLLSAGYPELFEEKKEESKEETEKK comes from the coding sequence ATGGATTTTAACGAAATAGCAACAGTATCAGGGAAAGGTGGATTATTCAGCGTAGTAGCTCCTACACGTGGAGGAATGATCCTTGAATCAATGGACGAACAGAAAAAGAAATTGGTGGTCAACGTCAATTCTAAAGTTTCTGTTTTGGGTGAAATATCTATATACACTACAGACAAAGAAGGGTCTTGTCCATTGGAGCAAGTGATGAAAAAAATTCATCAAGAGTTCAAAGGTGATACCGGTTTAGAGAGCAATGCTGATAACGACGAATTAAAAGCATTTCTAAAGCACATTCTTCCTGAATACGATGAAGATCGTGTGTATGCTTCTGATATTAAGAAATTGGTAAAGTGGTACCACTTATTGAGCGCAGGTTATCCAGAGCTTTTCGAAGAGAAAAAAGAAGAAAGCAAAGAAGAGACAGAGAAAAAATAA
- the fbp gene encoding class 1 fructose-bisphosphatase yields MDKQSLGSTIGTTLDRFINDKQGEFAFATGELSQLLRDIALAGKIINREVNKSGLLDIAGAYGATNVQGEEQQKLDVIADIRFTRALKNGGEVCAIISEEEDDLIRLNSNSRYVVAMDPLDGSSNIDVNVSIGTIFSIYRRVSPIGTPVQMEDVLQKGDNQVAAGYILYGSSTMLVYTTGHGVNGFTFEPTLGEFLLSHQNMKCPKDGKIYSINEGSYNSFEPEVKAYIEHCKKEQYSARYIGSLVADFHRNLLKGGIYIYPSTEKAPNGKLRLMYECNCLAFIAEQAGGMATDGHRRVMEIEPTELHQRVPLFIGSPDMVKKAHAMKGDEVVAQKS; encoded by the coding sequence ATGGACAAGCAATCACTCGGATCTACTATTGGAACTACTTTAGATAGATTCATCAATGACAAACAAGGCGAATTTGCATTTGCCACGGGAGAATTGTCTCAACTGCTCAGAGACATAGCCCTTGCAGGAAAAATCATCAATAGAGAAGTAAATAAATCAGGTCTGCTTGATATAGCGGGTGCCTACGGTGCAACTAATGTGCAAGGTGAAGAACAGCAAAAATTAGATGTCATTGCTGATATTCGATTTACTCGTGCTTTGAAAAATGGAGGGGAAGTTTGTGCTATTATCTCTGAAGAGGAGGATGACCTGATTCGGTTGAACTCAAATAGTCGGTATGTAGTAGCTATGGACCCATTAGACGGTTCTTCCAATATCGATGTCAATGTTTCAATTGGAACCATTTTTTCGATTTACAGAAGGGTTTCTCCAATAGGCACTCCAGTTCAAATGGAAGATGTGTTGCAAAAAGGGGATAATCAGGTAGCTGCCGGCTATATATTATATGGGTCATCTACTATGTTGGTGTATACGACTGGTCATGGAGTTAATGGTTTTACTTTCGAACCTACATTGGGTGAGTTTTTACTTTCTCATCAAAATATGAAATGTCCAAAGGATGGAAAGATCTATTCCATCAATGAAGGATCTTACAATAGTTTCGAGCCTGAAGTGAAGGCATACATCGAGCATTGTAAAAAAGAGCAGTATAGTGCGCGTTACATAGGATCGCTTGTCGCGGATTTTCATAGAAACCTTCTTAAAGGTGGGATATACATTTATCCAAGTACAGAAAAGGCTCCTAATGGTAAACTTCGTTTAATGTATGAATGTAATTGTTTGGCATTCATTGCGGAGCAAGCTGGAGGTATGGCTACAGATGGACATCGCCGAGTGATGGAAATAGAACCTACCGAATTGCATCAGAGAGTCCCGTTGTTTATCGGTTCACCAGATATGGTGAAAAAAGCGCACGCCATGAAAGGAGATGAAGTGGTTGCTCAGAAAAGTTAA
- a CDS encoding aspartate kinase, translating into MKVFKFGGASVKDAPSVKNVAEVIKQFCDDELVVIVSAMGKTTNALEELVKLFFEKGDWQSQLQTIKNFHLEISNGLFEPNHQVFERLESIFEGIAKYLSFAEGKPYMEVYSEMVSQGELLSTRIIRNYLNQNIHKTIWVDARNYVRTDYNYIDARVEWDMTTRNISEKIPVFTKDAIVITQGFIGSNGEGKTTTLGREGSDFSAAIFATGLNAESVTVWKDVPGVMTADPSKMPDAVIIPQLSYTDASEMTYYGASIIHPRTIKPLAQNGIKLYVRPFNSPKELGTVIGAEGAGKHPASFILKTKQVFIDFKVTDFTFIDERKLSLIFNALDQLNIKINLMQNSAVSFSICIDKKFDKVEKLVERLSDTFNIEMRDNLEMLTVKGYDQKALDKIYDRKEVLLEQKSKDVYHLLYVPEKEHKELSESA; encoded by the coding sequence ATGAAAGTATTCAAATTTGGTGGTGCTTCAGTAAAGGATGCACCATCTGTAAAAAACGTAGCTGAAGTAATCAAGCAATTTTGTGATGACGAATTGGTCGTTATTGTATCTGCCATGGGCAAAACAACCAATGCACTAGAAGAATTAGTGAAATTGTTTTTTGAAAAGGGTGATTGGCAATCGCAACTACAAACAATTAAAAATTTTCATCTTGAAATCTCCAACGGGTTATTCGAGCCGAATCATCAAGTGTTCGAAAGACTTGAATCAATCTTTGAAGGCATTGCCAAGTATTTAAGTTTTGCAGAAGGTAAACCTTATATGGAGGTTTATAGTGAAATGGTGAGTCAAGGAGAGCTCTTATCTACCAGAATCATCAGAAACTACCTCAACCAAAACATTCACAAAACAATCTGGGTTGATGCCAGAAATTATGTAAGAACAGATTACAACTACATTGATGCTCGCGTAGAATGGGATATGACTACACGCAACATCAGTGAAAAAATTCCGGTGTTCACCAAAGATGCCATTGTCATCACACAAGGTTTTATCGGTTCTAATGGTGAAGGAAAAACAACCACGTTAGGAAGAGAGGGTTCAGATTTTAGTGCGGCCATCTTTGCCACGGGATTGAACGCTGAGTCGGTGACGGTATGGAAAGACGTGCCAGGTGTAATGACAGCTGATCCAAGTAAAATGCCAGATGCTGTGATCATTCCTCAGCTGAGCTACACGGATGCTTCAGAAATGACTTATTATGGTGCGTCTATTATTCACCCAAGAACGATCAAGCCACTGGCTCAAAATGGCATCAAATTGTATGTTAGACCTTTCAATTCTCCAAAAGAATTAGGTACAGTTATAGGAGCCGAGGGAGCCGGTAAACATCCAGCTTCATTCATTTTAAAAACCAAACAGGTATTTATTGATTTCAAGGTTACCGATTTTACGTTTATCGATGAGCGCAAACTGAGTTTAATCTTCAATGCGCTAGATCAGCTAAACATCAAGATCAATTTGATGCAAAACTCAGCAGTTAGCTTTTCCATTTGTATTGACAAGAAGTTCGATAAAGTGGAAAAACTAGTAGAACGCCTAAGTGACACTTTCAATATAGAGATGAGAGATAATCTAGAGATGCTGACTGTAAAAGGCTATGACCAAAAAGCGCTAGATAAAATTTACGATAGAAAAGAAGTGCTGTTAGAGCAAAAATCAAAAGATGTATATCACTTGCTATACGTGCCAGAGAAAGAGCACAAAGAATTAAGTGAATCGGCTTAA
- a CDS encoding fructosamine kinase family protein produces MKLLKEVVLQLFNKEVSIDTIQSIGGGCIHHAGVFQFEENKYFLKWNKRSSQMFETEAIGLGLLDQTNSVSIPKVIGFGTLGEIDYLCLEYISSAAPKASFWEEFGSSLAQLHKHSASTFGLNHHNFIGSLPQSNNPHNSWSEFFIRERLEPLIERASDNGLIDTSTNSKFERLFAELPNLIPVEKPALLHGDLWSGNFLVGSEGQPVIFDPAVYYGHREAELAFTRMFGGFDPIFYHSYNEAFPVQDGIEERVDIFNLYPLLVHVNLFGASYLSGINRTLSRFT; encoded by the coding sequence GTGAAACTTCTAAAAGAAGTTGTTCTCCAGTTATTCAATAAAGAGGTATCAATTGATACCATTCAATCTATTGGCGGAGGGTGTATTCATCATGCCGGCGTTTTTCAGTTTGAAGAGAATAAATATTTTTTGAAGTGGAATAAGCGCAGTAGTCAAATGTTTGAAACGGAAGCCATTGGATTGGGGCTGCTTGACCAAACTAATTCAGTGAGCATACCTAAAGTCATTGGCTTTGGAACCTTAGGAGAAATAGATTACCTATGTTTGGAATATATATCGTCAGCTGCTCCAAAGGCTTCTTTTTGGGAAGAATTTGGATCTTCCCTGGCACAATTGCATAAGCATTCCGCTTCCACCTTTGGTTTGAACCACCATAATTTCATTGGCAGTTTGCCTCAGTCCAATAATCCGCATAACAGTTGGAGTGAATTTTTTATTAGGGAAAGACTTGAGCCGTTAATTGAAAGGGCTAGTGACAATGGTTTGATTGATACAAGTACAAACTCAAAATTTGAACGACTATTTGCAGAATTACCGAATCTGATTCCTGTTGAAAAACCCGCTTTGCTCCACGGTGATTTGTGGTCTGGAAATTTTTTGGTAGGCAGCGAAGGTCAACCAGTTATTTTCGATCCTGCAGTATATTATGGTCATCGCGAGGCCGAACTGGCATTCACCAGAATGTTTGGCGGATTTGACCCAATATTCTATCATTCATATAATGAGGCTTTTCCTGTTCAAGATGGAATTGAAGAAAGAGTTGATATTTTTAATCTATATCCGCTCTTGGTTCATGTCAACCTTTTCGGAGCTTCTTACTTGTCAGGAATCAATCGAACTTTAAGCCGATTCACTTAA
- a CDS encoding low molecular weight protein-tyrosine-phosphatase, whose product MKKVLFVCLGNICRSPLGEAVFNYKASALDMDADSAGTAAYHVGENPDHRSIEVARKHGVPISHKARKFVAEDFDRFDYVIAMDEQNYDDMKALANGSTEHLYLLREFDPDSNGNLNVPDPYYGGIDGFEKVFQMVSRSVDGLIDHIQSKK is encoded by the coding sequence ATGAAGAAAGTTCTATTTGTTTGTTTGGGGAACATTTGCAGATCACCGCTCGGTGAGGCGGTTTTCAATTACAAGGCCTCTGCTTTAGATATGGATGCGGATTCTGCAGGTACGGCCGCTTATCATGTAGGAGAAAATCCTGATCACAGAAGTATAGAAGTGGCTCGAAAACACGGTGTGCCTATTAGTCATAAGGCTCGAAAATTTGTAGCGGAAGATTTTGATCGGTTCGATTATGTAATAGCCATGGATGAACAAAACTATGATGACATGAAAGCTTTGGCTAATGGAAGTACTGAGCATTTGTATTTGTTGAGAGAATTCGACCCAGATTCGAATGGCAATCTGAATGTGCCAGATCCTTACTATGGAGGAATAGATGGATTTGAAAAAGTTTTTCAGATGGTCTCACGGTCGGTGGATGGATTAATTGATCATATACAATCTAAAAAGTGA
- a CDS encoding DUF6588 family protein, with the protein MKLNFTKPIIILGAFFFLSPITKSVAQDFVNIFRASEEDVTQYMDSYIEPAMFSFANGMAGGWYNTAKTHKPLGFDLTFTVNVANIPSSERLFLFNPNDYGNLRLAGDLTSSQTADLPTLVGGDTNERLELYGQYTAPDGSTYEYTSGETFQAPDGIDVSDLPLAGVPAPTLQLGIGLIKNTDLKIRYGRAKDMELDDNTNNKYGVDIFGIALMHDFKQWIPGIKHLPLDMALLVGYSRFKTTIDFDENEPGVFSAEGTASLTANNTTIQALVSKKLSILTLYGGIGYNIVSSGIKVDGEIVNYDLTDVITGEPYTVEDPVDFTYDGGSTFRGTAGMRLKLAFITLHADYTFQKYNMLSAGLGFTFR; encoded by the coding sequence ATGAAATTGAACTTTACTAAACCAATCATCATACTGGGGGCATTCTTTTTCCTTTCACCTATAACTAAATCCGTGGCGCAGGATTTTGTTAATATTTTTAGAGCTTCTGAAGAGGATGTTACACAATACATGGATAGTTATATTGAGCCGGCTATGTTTTCGTTCGCCAATGGTATGGCAGGAGGCTGGTACAACACGGCTAAAACTCACAAACCACTAGGTTTTGATCTTACATTCACGGTCAATGTCGCCAACATTCCTAGTAGTGAGCGGTTATTCTTGTTTAACCCAAACGATTATGGTAACCTTCGATTGGCTGGAGATCTAACTTCCTCCCAGACTGCTGATTTACCTACGTTAGTGGGGGGTGATACTAATGAGCGGTTAGAACTATACGGCCAGTATACGGCTCCTGATGGAAGCACATACGAGTACACATCAGGTGAAACTTTTCAGGCTCCGGATGGAATAGACGTATCAGATCTGCCACTAGCTGGAGTGCCAGCACCTACATTGCAATTAGGGATTGGCCTCATAAAAAACACTGATTTGAAGATTCGATATGGCAGAGCCAAGGATATGGAATTAGATGACAATACTAATAACAAATATGGTGTTGATATTTTTGGAATAGCCTTGATGCATGATTTCAAGCAATGGATTCCGGGTATCAAACATTTGCCTTTGGATATGGCTTTGCTTGTTGGATACTCACGATTTAAGACTACTATAGATTTTGATGAAAATGAGCCGGGAGTCTTTTCTGCAGAAGGCACAGCCTCCTTGACTGCTAATAATACAACTATTCAAGCATTAGTATCCAAGAAGCTTTCTATCTTAACCTTATATGGTGGTATTGGGTACAACATTGTATCAAGTGGTATTAAAGTAGATGGTGAAATTGTCAATTATGATTTGACAGACGTCATCACAGGAGAGCCTTATACAGTTGAAGACCCAGTGGATTTTACCTATGATGGAGGAAGTACTTTTAGAGGTACTGCAGGTATGCGTTTAAAATTGGCATTCATTACCCTTCATGCAGACTATACTTTCCAGAAGTATAATATGCTTTCTGCTGGTCTTGGATTTACATTTAGATAG
- a CDS encoding peroxiredoxin: MSLVGKKAPLFTAPAVVNGDEIVESFSLDQYLGEKEVVFFFYPKDFTFVCPTEILAFQEKLAEFEKRGVAVVGASTDTEETHLAWLMTDKNKGGIEGVTYPLVADTSKTIANNYGVLAGDWDYDEEGQLSFKGLPIAFRGTFLIDKEGTVRHETINDLPLGRNIDEMIRLVDALQYVEKHGEVCPANWEEGKDAMQATREGVADYLSKH; the protein is encoded by the coding sequence ATGTCTTTAGTAGGAAAAAAAGCACCCTTATTCACTGCACCAGCAGTAGTAAACGGCGATGAAATAGTTGAATCATTCTCATTAGATCAATACTTAGGTGAAAAAGAAGTTGTATTCTTTTTCTACCCAAAAGATTTCACTTTCGTATGCCCAACTGAAATCTTGGCTTTTCAGGAAAAATTGGCTGAATTCGAAAAAAGAGGAGTTGCTGTAGTAGGAGCATCAACAGACACAGAGGAAACTCACCTCGCTTGGTTGATGACCGACAAAAACAAAGGTGGAATCGAAGGAGTAACTTATCCATTAGTTGCTGACACTAGCAAAACGATTGCTAACAACTATGGCGTACTAGCTGGAGATTGGGATTATGACGAAGAAGGACAATTGTCATTCAAAGGTTTGCCAATCGCATTCAGAGGCACATTCTTGATTGACAAAGAAGGTACTGTAAGACACGAAACGATCAACGACCTTCCATTAGGAAGAAATATCGACGAAATGATCAGATTGGTGGATGCACTTCAGTATGTAGAGAAGCACGGAGAAGTTTGTCCTGCAAACTGGGAAGAAGGAAAAGACGCTATGCAAGCCACTAGAGAAGGTGTAGCTGACTATCTTTCTAAGCACTAA
- the rsgA gene encoding ribosome small subunit-dependent GTPase A, whose product MQGTVTKSMGLWYLVEGTDDANYQCRLKGKFKLENKKISNPVAVGDKVELIEDEGNAEAWIISKILPRENYIIRTSPKKKGHGHIIASNIDLAVIVATVSTPKTSLGFIDRFLVTAEAFRIPAMILCNKIDLLSEEELTGLKEKMKEYEVLGYKTGFISALNPDDIKAFKATLSNQTTLISGHSGVGKSTIVNQLIPEADQKTSEISEFSEKGIHTTTFAERFKVAANSYIIDTPGIKELGLAEIEKDELSHYFPELRELLGQCKFNNCTHTHEPGCAIAAAYERGEISQSRYDSYLSMLLGDDNRR is encoded by the coding sequence ATGCAGGGAACAGTAACTAAATCAATGGGGTTGTGGTATTTGGTAGAAGGTACCGATGACGCAAACTACCAGTGCAGACTCAAGGGCAAATTCAAATTGGAAAACAAAAAAATTTCCAACCCTGTTGCTGTTGGCGATAAAGTAGAATTGATTGAAGATGAGGGCAATGCAGAGGCCTGGATTATTTCAAAAATTCTCCCAAGAGAAAATTACATTATTCGTACTTCCCCCAAGAAAAAAGGTCATGGACATATTATTGCCAGCAATATCGACCTCGCAGTAATCGTTGCTACGGTTTCTACTCCAAAAACTTCATTGGGTTTTATAGATCGATTTTTGGTGACCGCTGAAGCATTTCGTATCCCCGCCATGATCTTGTGCAACAAAATAGATTTGCTGAGTGAAGAGGAACTTACAGGGTTAAAGGAGAAAATGAAAGAATACGAAGTGCTAGGTTACAAAACCGGATTTATCTCTGCACTCAACCCTGATGACATCAAGGCATTCAAGGCAACATTATCAAATCAAACCACTCTCATCTCTGGGCATTCCGGAGTAGGAAAGTCTACGATCGTCAATCAATTGATACCAGAAGCTGATCAAAAAACTTCTGAGATTTCAGAGTTCTCCGAAAAGGGCATCCATACCACCACTTTTGCCGAAAGGTTCAAAGTAGCAGCCAATTCTTACATTATTGACACCCCTGGCATCAAAGAGCTCGGTCTGGCTGAAATTGAAAAAGATGAGTTGAGTCACTATTTTCCCGAACTGCGAGAATTACTCGGGCAATGCAAATTCAACAACTGCACGCACACCCATGAACCTGGATGCGCCATAGCTGCAGCTTATGAGCGAGGAGAAATATCCCAAAGTAGATACGACAGCTATTTAAGCATGTTATTGGGCGATGATAACAGAAGGTGA
- a CDS encoding glycosyltransferase — MEQIISFDPVKNPLVSVICLCYNQARFVKEALDSVVNQTYEVIELIVVDDGSSDDSKGVIKEWREDHEEVPFVNLKDNVGNTTAFNQGLKLASGKYVIDLAADDVLLKNRVEKQVEFFESLHSAVGVIYSDALYIDENGKALHQHFASPRFKPYEGKIYEKLIDTYFIPPPTMMVKKEVFDELKGYDGSLAYEDFDFWVRSSRNWRYGYQRESLTHIRKWSNSHSKGWYKKNDKQLHSTFKVCEKIRRLNQTNGECEALIRRIRFELRQSFFSGNHAEFKLFYELLEDLSKVPTKYVLMNQLNRLHLDLSWMRNLYHKLRFS, encoded by the coding sequence ATGGAACAAATAATTAGTTTTGATCCTGTGAAAAATCCTTTGGTATCGGTCATCTGTCTTTGTTATAATCAAGCAAGGTTTGTTAAAGAAGCTCTTGACTCAGTGGTGAATCAAACCTACGAAGTGATTGAACTTATTGTAGTAGATGATGGTAGCAGCGATGATAGTAAAGGGGTTATCAAGGAGTGGAGGGAGGATCATGAAGAAGTGCCGTTTGTGAATTTAAAGGATAATGTGGGCAATACTACGGCCTTCAATCAGGGACTGAAATTGGCTAGCGGTAAATATGTGATTGATTTGGCTGCGGATGATGTGCTTTTGAAGAATCGAGTCGAAAAGCAAGTAGAGTTTTTTGAAAGCCTGCATTCGGCAGTAGGTGTTATTTACTCGGATGCTTTATACATAGATGAAAACGGAAAAGCGCTGCATCAACATTTTGCTAGCCCAAGGTTCAAGCCTTATGAGGGAAAAATATATGAGAAGTTGATTGATACTTATTTTATACCACCTCCAACGATGATGGTTAAAAAGGAGGTGTTTGATGAGCTGAAAGGATACGATGGGTCTCTCGCTTACGAGGATTTTGACTTTTGGGTAAGGTCTTCTCGGAATTGGCGTTATGGTTATCAAAGGGAGTCGTTGACCCATATTCGCAAATGGAGTAATTCTCATTCCAAAGGTTGGTATAAGAAAAATGACAAACAGCTTCATTCGACTTTTAAGGTTTGTGAAAAGATTCGACGGCTAAATCAAACAAATGGAGAGTGCGAAGCCTTGATTCGACGCATTCGATTTGAACTAAGACAGTCTTTTTTCTCCGGGAATCATGCCGAATTTAAATTATTTTATGAGTTGCTAGAAGATCTATCTAAGGTCCCCACTAAGTATGTGCTCATGAATCAACTCAACCGACTTCATTTAGACCTTTCTTGGATGAGAAACTTGTATCATAAGTTGAGATTTAGTTAG
- the secDF gene encoding protein translocase subunit SecDF produces the protein MKNKGGVVLLTIVVSLLCVYYLSFTFVAQRVNQQAIDAATVDNTTDYQKKQQYLDSVWNEPVYNLFGVDFTYKEIKETELNLGLDLQGGMHVTLEVSPVEIVKGISGNSTDPNFLKALDMAKKNVKGTQLDFVTEFYNSYKEIAPDQSLASVFATAANRGRISLSTTDEEVMDLINTEVDGAIERSFNILRTRIDRFGTSQPNIQRLQGTGRIQIELPGVDNPERVRKLLQGVAKLEFWEVHEMQEIFPTLQAMNDVMVKEMQAELPEISAEEGAETTESEDLGDLLSDDSEADSLDADDLEAQLASDSTAVDSTFNSQVSPLFSLLKAQYGLVYDLKDTAQVNRMLKNPKVQQVIPATIKFMWLVKPIKNQDELSQDEFLELYAIKSSRGGKAPLSGEVIVDARQDLDQRTAPAISMNMNATGAKKWKKLTGDNVNRRIAIVLDNYVYSAPNVQGEIPNGSSQITGNFTLEEAKDLANILKAGSLPAPTTIVEDVVIGPTLGKVAQDQGMLSIFAGLAIVIVFMIAYYSGGGMIANLALFFNVFFILGILAQLSAALTLPGIAGIVLTIGMSIDANVLIFERIKEELKNGAGLKQAITSGYRKAYSSIVDANVTTFLVGIILYSLGQGPVKGFAITLMVGIACSFFSAVFITRVFVEWFSKKGDQSKISFTTGLSKNALSGLNFDFISKRKFAYLFSTVFITIGMVAMMIKGLTFGVDFTGGRSYVVSFDKPVESSALKVALGSSFDNQGVEVKTYGANNVLKVTTSYLINDESDEADANVKAALVSGVSDFTSLTYVQDDSKAGEGNFTIASSSKVGATIADDIKNASTQSVIFALVVIFLYILVRFRKWQFGLGAIIALFHDTLFVLSAFAIANMLGISFEVDQVFIAAMLTIIGYSINDTVVVFDRVRENLDIKAGGDMKAIFNESLNSTINRTMITSVTTLIVVVVLFLFGGAVLKGFSFALIVGILIGTYSSLFIATPVVIDFNKEKN, from the coding sequence ATGAAAAATAAAGGCGGAGTAGTACTACTCACGATTGTAGTCTCCTTACTTTGTGTTTATTACCTGTCGTTCACTTTCGTGGCACAGCGAGTAAACCAGCAAGCAATTGATGCAGCAACTGTAGACAACACTACAGATTACCAAAAGAAACAACAATACCTCGATTCTGTATGGAATGAGCCTGTATACAATCTTTTCGGTGTGGATTTCACTTATAAAGAAATCAAAGAAACTGAATTGAACCTTGGGCTTGACCTTCAGGGTGGTATGCACGTGACTTTGGAAGTTTCTCCCGTAGAAATCGTAAAAGGAATCAGTGGAAACAGCACTGACCCTAACTTTTTGAAGGCCCTTGATATGGCCAAGAAAAATGTAAAAGGGACTCAGCTAGATTTCGTAACTGAATTCTACAACTCATACAAAGAAATCGCTCCAGATCAATCTTTAGCTAGTGTATTCGCTACAGCGGCTAACAGAGGTAGAATCAGTCTAAGCACAACGGATGAAGAAGTGATGGACTTGATCAACACGGAAGTAGATGGTGCAATCGAAAGGTCATTCAACATCTTGAGAACAAGAATTGACAGATTTGGTACTTCTCAACCAAACATCCAGCGTTTGCAGGGTACTGGCAGAATCCAAATCGAATTGCCAGGTGTAGACAACCCTGAAAGAGTTAGAAAACTTTTGCAAGGTGTAGCTAAATTGGAATTTTGGGAAGTGCACGAAATGCAAGAAATTTTCCCAACACTTCAGGCTATGAACGATGTGATGGTAAAAGAAATGCAGGCTGAATTGCCAGAAATTTCTGCGGAAGAAGGAGCTGAAACTACTGAATCTGAAGACCTGGGTGACTTGCTTTCTGATGATTCTGAAGCTGATTCTCTAGATGCAGATGACCTAGAAGCACAATTGGCTAGCGATAGTACAGCAGTCGATTCTACTTTCAACTCTCAAGTGTCGCCATTGTTCAGCTTATTGAAAGCTCAATACGGCTTAGTGTACGATTTGAAAGACACTGCTCAAGTAAATAGAATGTTGAAGAACCCTAAGGTTCAACAAGTCATTCCTGCTACGATCAAATTCATGTGGTTGGTGAAGCCAATCAAAAATCAAGATGAATTGAGCCAGGATGAATTCTTGGAATTGTATGCGATCAAATCAAGCAGAGGTGGCAAAGCGCCATTAAGTGGTGAAGTGATTGTAGACGCTCGTCAGGACTTGGATCAAAGAACTGCTCCAGCGATTAGCATGAACATGAATGCAACAGGTGCTAAGAAATGGAAAAAATTGACTGGCGACAACGTGAACAGACGTATCGCCATCGTACTAGATAACTATGTATACTCTGCACCAAACGTGCAAGGCGAGATTCCTAACGGAAGCTCTCAAATCACTGGTAACTTCACACTAGAAGAGGCCAAAGATTTGGCTAACATCTTGAAAGCTGGTTCGCTACCTGCTCCTACTACTATCGTAGAAGACGTAGTGATTGGACCAACTTTGGGTAAAGTAGCTCAGGATCAAGGTATGCTTTCGATATTCGCTGGTTTGGCCATCGTGATCGTATTTATGATCGCTTACTACTCAGGTGGTGGTATGATTGCCAACTTGGCCTTATTCTTCAATGTATTCTTCATTTTAGGAATCTTGGCTCAGTTGAGCGCGGCATTGACACTTCCTGGTATTGCAGGTATTGTATTGACTATCGGTATGTCAATCGATGCGAACGTACTGATCTTTGAAAGAATCAAAGAAGAATTGAAGAATGGCGCTGGATTGAAGCAAGCTATTACTTCAGGTTACAGAAAAGCATACTCTTCAATTGTAGATGCTAACGTGACTACTTTCTTGGTAGGTATTATTCTTTATTCTTTGGGACAAGGTCCTGTAAAAGGATTTGCTATCACTCTAATGGTAGGTATTGCTTGTTCTTTCTTCTCTGCAGTATTTATTACCAGAGTATTTGTAGAATGGTTCAGCAAAAAAGGAGATCAAAGCAAAATTTCGTTCACTACGGGGCTTTCTAAAAATGCACTTTCTGGATTGAACTTCGACTTTATCTCAAAGAGAAAGTTTGCTTATTTATTTTCAACTGTATTTATCACCATCGGTATGGTCGCTATGATGATCAAAGGGTTGACATTCGGTGTTGATTTTACTGGTGGTAGATCTTATGTGGTATCTTTTGACAAACCTGTAGAGTCTTCTGCTTTGAAAGTAGCCTTAGGTTCTTCTTTTGATAATCAAGGGGTAGAAGTCAAAACTTACGGTGCTAATAACGTATTGAAAGTAACAACCAGTTACTTGATCAATGATGAGTCTGACGAAGCAGATGCCAACGTGAAAGCGGCCTTGGTAAGTGGAGTATCTGACTTCACTAGTCTGACCTATGTACAAGATGATTCTAAAGCAGGTGAAGGTAATTTCACCATTGCTAGCTCTTCTAAAGTAGGTGCTACTATCGCCGACGACATCAAGAATGCTTCTACGCAATCAGTGATTTTCGCTCTAGTAGTGATCTTCCTTTACATCTTGGTAAGATTTAGAAAATGGCAGTTTGGATTGGGTGCAATCATCGCGCTTTTCCATGATACATTATTCGTATTATCTGCATTCGCTATTGCGAATATGTTAGGTATCTCTTTCGAGGTGGATCAAGTATTCATCGCTGCGATGTTGACTATTATTGGTTACTCTATCAACGATACCGTGGTAGTATTCGATAGAGTAAGAGAAAACCTAGACATCAAAGCTGGCGGCGATATGAAAGCCATCTTCAATGAGTCATTGAACAGCACGATCAACAGGACGATGATTACTTCAGTTACGACTTTGATCGTGGTAGTGGTATTGTTCTTGTTTGGTGGAGCAGTATTGAAAGGGTTCTCTTTCGCCTTGATCGTAGGTATTTTGATCGGTACTTACTCTTCATTGTTTATCGCTACTCCTGTAGTAATCGACTTCAATAAAGAGAAGAACTAA